AACGTCACGGAACTGGCACGCCAGCTTGAAACGCGATACGATCGACTTCTGTAGGAACAAGTGTTATGTCCGTCCGTCGAGTTGACCTTGTCGTGTGACGAATGAAGGGTTTAATTCTCGCTGGCGGTCGCGGAACGCGTCTGCGGCCGATCACTCACACCGGTCCGAAACAGTTGGTCCCCGTCGCGAACAAACCCGTCATTCAGTACGCGATTGAGGACCTCGTCGAGGCCGGTATCACCGACATCGGCATCGTTCTCGGGAACAAAGGACGGGAAGCGATCCAGGCCGCACTCGGCGACGGTGATTCGTTCGGCGTCGATATCACGTACATCGTCCAGGGTAATCCGCTCGGACTCTCCCACGCGGTCGGCTGCGCCCGGGACTTCGTCGGTAACGACGACGTGGTTGTCTATTTGGGTGACAACATACTCAAACAGGGCATCTCCGAGTTGGTCGAGGACTTCCGAAACGGTGACTTCGGTGCCGGAATCGCACTCCAGTCGGTCGATCGCCCCGAGCAGTTCGGCGTTGCCGACGTCGACGCCGACGGGGGGATTACACGGTTGGTCGAGAAACCGGACGATCCGCCCAGCAACCTCGCACTCATCGGTATTTACGTGTTTTCGTCGGCAGTCTTTGATGCGATCGAGGACCTCAAACCGTCTTGGCGTGGTGAACTGGAGATCACCGACGCCATTCAACTGCTCCTCGAGCGCGGACATGAGATCGACTCTCACATCGTCGAAGGTTGGTGGAAAGACACCGGAAAACCAGAGGACATTCTCGAAGCGAACCGTCTCGTGTTGAACGACGCAACAGCGTCCGTAGACGGTACGGTAGACCCCGACGCGGAGGTCAAAGGGACCATCGACCTCCATGAGACGAGTTCGATCCACGCCGATGCAGTCGTCCGTGGGCCTGTATCGATCGGCGCGAAATCCGAAATCGGTCCCGACACATACGTGGGACCGTACACCTCGATCGGTCCGGATACGAATATCAGAGGTGCACACGTCGAAAACAGCGTCGTTATGGGCGGTGCCGAAATTACCACGGATCGGAAGATCATCGATAGCCTCATCGGATATGGCGTCACCGTTGGGAGCGCGGAGAAGTTGCGACCCGATGGCAGCCGACTCGTCGTCGGCGAACACTCGAACCTGAGACTATGAGAATCATTACGCTTACCTGCGAGGAGTGTGGAACGATCGTCGCTGCCAACGAGCTTGAACAGCGCCGAGTGATGAAGTGTCCCGGCCTGGACTGTGAGTCCGTCCTCCGATTTGCTGATCTGACGGACGACGAGCGCCATCACTTCCTGAATAACCGCGGCCAGTACCGGATATGAACGTAGATCGGACACGCCTATCTGTCTCCAGTGAGTAGTGCTGACATGGACGTTCTCGTCACCGGTGGCGCGGGTTTTATTGGATCGAACTTTGTTCGCTATCTGTTGTCCGAAACCGACCACGCCGTAACGACAGTTGATATCCTCACCTACGCCGGTTCGAAGAATAATCTCGACGGGACTCTAGACGATCCTCGACACACCTTCGTTGAGGCTGATGTACGAGATGAGGGGGCGATGAGCGAGTTGGTCGCAAACGCCGACGCTGTGGTTCACTTCGCGGCCGAGTCCCATGTAGACCGGTCCATAGCGAATGCTACCCTGTTCGCCTCAACCAACGTCGTCGGGACACAGGTACTGCTCGAAGCAGCCATCGACACAGATCTGGAAATGTTCCTACAGGTATCGACTGACGAGGTGTACGGAGAGATTCTGGAAGGTGAGTTCGGCGAGTCCGACCCTCTTGAACCCCGAAATCCATATGCGGCGACCAAAGCCGGTGCCGATCTCTTGGTGCAAAGCTATGCGACGACGCATGGACTACCCGTCGCGATTACCCGCTCGTCGAATAACTTCGGACCGCGCCAACATCCCGAGAAACTCATCCCAAAGTTGATTACGAAAGCCGCTGCTGGAGAGTCATTGCCGATCTATGGTGATGGCTCGAACGTTCGCGAGTGGATCTACGTCGAAGACAACTGCCGGGCACTGACCCGCGTTCTAGAAGATGGCGAGCCCGGTGAAATCTATAACGTCGGGAGCGGTATCGAGCGCTCTAACCTCGAGGTCGCCCGGGCCGTCGTTGACGCCGTCGGTGCGTCCGAGGAACTCATTGAATTCGTCGAGGATCGGGCGGGACACGACCAGCGGTACGCGCTTGATAGCAGCAAGATATGGGCGCTTGGCTGGGAGCCGAGGTGGTCATTCGATGAAGGGTTAGAGCGAACCGTCGAGTACTATAGATAACCGGTATCGCTTACTGAGAGAAACACCGTTCAAGGTCGTTAAGGTACGATGACGCTGAGCGGCGGTCGAAGAATGGTTGTCGAGTGCTACGTGGCCAGACTGCGGGTGCTGCTGCGCTGAAACGCGCAGCAGCACCCGCTAAACCCACATTTTCAGCCAGTCGAACGACTTGTAGATCGTGCTGTAGTCTGGGGGGTCGTCCCGATCTAAGCCGAGTGAGCCACGAACCCCGGCCAAATAATTCATTAGATTCGTCGTTTCACGGTAGCTGTGGGCATCTTCAAGCTGAAGACAGTGAAGAACGACATGCTTCCAGCGGGCTCGCCCGCGTGTTTCCCCAACGCTTGTTTGACTAATTGCTGACACTACTCAACGAACTTGAGGGGATCGACCTCCATAGGTAGGTCGAATTCTTCGGCTTCGTTCTTCTACTCCGTGATACCGCTTATTTGACCGCTATTCAACAGGGAACTGTAATCGGTCAGCATGTGTATCGAGGTCCTGGGGCCACGAAACCGTGTTCCTTAATTTCTTATTCAATCATTATTGTCTGAGTTGCTCAAGGTCAATCTCGCAACTCACCTCCAAGTATGATTCTTAACCACGGATTTCTATCCTGTCTCCCATCTCGAACTCCTTATCTTGTCTGGTGTCCGGTAAACTGGATATAGCTGAGACGACTGTAGCAACCGTCTCATCGGAGAGAACCGTACCAGCATCAATTCGTTCCAAAACCTTCATCTCAGGAGGGAAAAATCCTCTTTTATGTGGTAATCAAACTTAACAACACTGAACGAGACATGTCGGAGGCTTAAATCGAAAATCCGTCTTTGCAAGAATAAATAACATGAATACCACCAATGCACATACGGTAGGTTTTACTTGTCGGCAATTTACCAACAGTAGGAGACAGCGTGCTCGTATTCGTCACACTTGAAGATCTTTCTCGCACTGACGGTGGCGGTGTTGCCACACGAGAGATCGTTACTAGTCTGGGACGTGTCACGGAAGAACCCCTTGCAGTTATTTGTCCGGAACCGACGGAGACGTACGCGGATCGGCTGTCGGAGCAGGTCGACGAATTCAGGCACCTGCAGTCCGCCGGAGGATCCGGCCAGTTACAGTGGCATGCACGCGCCGAGTGGTCCACTCTCCGTCACTTGCGGAGCCTCCACCGAACAGAGCAGCTGTCGC
This Halorientalis sp. IM1011 DNA region includes the following protein-coding sequences:
- the rfbB gene encoding dTDP-glucose 4,6-dehydratase encodes the protein MDVLVTGGAGFIGSNFVRYLLSETDHAVTTVDILTYAGSKNNLDGTLDDPRHTFVEADVRDEGAMSELVANADAVVHFAAESHVDRSIANATLFASTNVVGTQVLLEAAIDTDLEMFLQVSTDEVYGEILEGEFGESDPLEPRNPYAATKAGADLLVQSYATTHGLPVAITRSSNNFGPRQHPEKLIPKLITKAAAGESLPIYGDGSNVREWIYVEDNCRALTRVLEDGEPGEIYNVGSGIERSNLEVARAVVDAVGASEELIEFVEDRAGHDQRYALDSSKIWALGWEPRWSFDEGLERTVEYYR
- a CDS encoding glucose-1-phosphate thymidylyltransferase; translation: MKGLILAGGRGTRLRPITHTGPKQLVPVANKPVIQYAIEDLVEAGITDIGIVLGNKGREAIQAALGDGDSFGVDITYIVQGNPLGLSHAVGCARDFVGNDDVVVYLGDNILKQGISELVEDFRNGDFGAGIALQSVDRPEQFGVADVDADGGITRLVEKPDDPPSNLALIGIYVFSSAVFDAIEDLKPSWRGELEITDAIQLLLERGHEIDSHIVEGWWKDTGKPEDILEANRLVLNDATASVDGTVDPDAEVKGTIDLHETSSIHADAVVRGPVSIGAKSEIGPDTYVGPYTSIGPDTNIRGAHVENSVVMGGAEITTDRKIIDSLIGYGVTVGSAEKLRPDGSRLVVGEHSNLRL